In Thermovirga sp., the DNA window TCTATGGGGGTATCCTTCGGCGTACTTGTTGGTCAGCACCGAACCCTGCGCCTGGAGTATATTGAGAGGGACAAAATTCTCGGAGGCGATCAGTTCAAGGCTTTGCCTTTGCCTCTCGAATTCAGACTGTACCAGGGAATCTATCTCCGGGTCCGCGTCTCCCATAACCGACTTCATGATGTCCAAAACTGGCCATCCCCTTTCATAGGACAGGTCGCCCTTTTCCCCTTGCGAACCAATATTATACTTCCTGGTGATGATCCTGGTCAGGCGATGCCTTTCCGTCCCTGGACCGGGTCAAACTGACCCTGGAGAAGGGCCTCAAAGGCCGAAAGATCCATGGTCCCCATGTCCCCCTCGCTTCGGTCCCTGACGGACAGTGTCATGTTTTCTACCTCCCTGGAGCCGATGACTACCATGTAGGGTATCTTCTCCAACTGGGCGTCACGGATTTTCTTGCCCAGCTTCTCGTCCCTGCTGTCCTTTTCCACCCTGTAGCCGAGGCTCTTTAACCTTGATCCCACTTCGACTGCGTAAGGGCCATGCCCCTCCTTCACCGGTACGATCCTGACCTGGATCGGCGAGAGCCAGAAGGGAAAGGCACCCGCGTAGTGCTCTATGAGGATCCCCATGAACCTTTCAAGGCTACCCAGGATCGTCCTGTGCAGCATCACGGGACGGTGTTCGTTCCCGTCGGGACCGATATAGGTCATATCAAACTTCTCGGGCATCTGAAAGTCAAGCTGGATCGTGCCGCACTGCCACGTCCTCCCGATACAGTCCTCGAGGTGGAAGTCGATCTTGGGGCCGTAGAACGCCCCGTCACCCGGGTTCAGCCGGTACGCAACGCCGAACTCCTCCAGGGCCTCCTGCAGGGCTTCCTCGGCCTTCTCCCACATGAGAGGATCTCCCATGGCTTTCTCCGGCCTGGTGGACAATTCCACGCGGTAGGAGAAACCAAACACGTCGCTGTAGATGAACCTGACTAGGTCCATGATACCGATGATCTCCTCTTTGATCTGTTCCGGCGTAACGTAGAGGTGGGCATCATCCTGTGTGAAGGACCTGACCCTCATCAACCCGTGCAGGACGCCGGAACGCTCGTGGCGGTGGACGGTGCCCAACTCGGCAATCCTCAAGGGGAAATCGCGGTAACTCCTTATCCTTGTCTTGTAGACCAGGATCCCACCGGGGCAGTTCATAGGCTTCACGGCGAAGGGGCGACCGTCAATCTCGGTGAAGTACATGTTATCGCGGTAATGGTCCCAGTGGCCCGATCGGACCCACAACTCCCGGTCGAGGATAAGGGGTGTTCTTATCTCGGAATAGCCTCGCCGGGAGTGTTCCGCCCGCCAGAATTCCACGAGCCGGTTTATGATCACGGTGCCCTTTGGATGAAAGAAGGGAAAGCCCGGACCTTCATCCTGGATGCTGAAAAGGTCCAGTTCCCTGCCAAGCTTCCGGTGATCCCGGCGTTTGGCCTCCTCGATCCTGTTGATGTGGTCCTGGAGCGCCTCGGCGGTGTCGAAGGCCGTACCGTATATCCTGGTCAGCATGATGTTCTTTTCGTCGCCTCGCCAGTAAGCCCCCGCCACGGAGAGAAGTTTGAAGTGCCTCAGTTCCGAGGTGGAAACCACGTGGGGGCCTCGGCACAGGTCCGCGAATTCTCCCTGCCTGTAGATCGATATGAACTCGTCGGGGATCTCCGAGACCAGTTCCAGCTTGTAGACGGCGTCCCTTTCCCTGAAGAGGGCCAGGGCCTCCTTCCTGGGCAGGAGGAGCCTTTCCACGGCGATACCCTCGGAGGAAATCTTCTTCATCTCTTCCTCGATCCTGGAAAGATCCTCCTCGGTCAATGTGCCGGCGACTTCCATATCGTAGTAAAAGCCATCCTGTATCGAAGGGCCGATACCAAGCCTTGTTCCTGGGAATATCCTCTGGACGGCCTGGGCCATGAGGTGCGACGTCGAATGCCTCAGGATATCCAGGCCTGCCTGGCTTGAAAAGGCGATGGGCTCGATACTGGAATCATTTTCAATGATGGCGGTGAGGTCGACCGGTTCCCCGTCGCTTTTGGCAGCGATCGAACCCGACTCAAGTTTCCATCGCGACAATATTTCTCCGGCTGTCAAGGCCTCGGGAGAAAAAAGCTCCAATCCTTCTGGTCCCGCGTATTTTGGCAATGTCCAAGCCTCCATCCTTGATAATGACCAACCGCTCCCGTTGAGGCAAAAGGGCCGGCGGGTTGCATTTTACAGCAGCAAGGCTCCGGGGTCATCCCTGGGTGAAATGTATATAATATACACCCCTTGGGGTTTATGCAACGCCTTTTATCTTCCTGGTAAAATCAACCTTGAAATATCACCCTGTTAATAAACTTTTCTTCACTTCCCCATTTCGTTCATCCTTCCTTAAAAAGGGGGGTGTAAAAGAGAGCGAGTCGAAGTTTCGCCATCATGCCTCTTTTGTAATGGCTTTCCCGCTTTGAAAATCCTGGTCAAGGAGGGAGGAAAGCATGGCTGAACAAAAAAATACCGACCAGTGGACTTCCCGCTGGGGCTTGGTGCTGGCCTGCGTTGGGATGGCCGTCGGCACGGGGAACATCTGGCGGTTCCCCCGCGTCGCCGCTTCCCAGGGAGGCGGAGCTTTCGTCATTGCCCTACTGATAGGGCTGTTTCTCTGGGGCATCCCGCTCCTCATGGCCGAGGCCGTCTGGGGCAAAGTCTCCAGGATGGGCGTCATAGGCTCCTTCAAGGTGATGGTGGGCCGAAATTGGACCTGGATGGGAACGACCGTAGCCCTCATCTGCCTGGGAATAACCTTCTACTACTCCGTCGTCGTGGGGTGGTGCATCCGTTACTTGGTGTACGCCCTAACCGGCGTCATAAAA includes these proteins:
- the thrS gene encoding threonine--tRNA ligase codes for the protein MEAWTLPKYAGPEGLELFSPEALTAGEILSRWKLESGSIAAKSDGEPVDLTAIIENDSSIEPIAFSSQAGLDILRHSTSHLMAQAVQRIFPGTRLGIGPSIQDGFYYDMEVAGTLTEEDLSRIEEEMKKISSEGIAVERLLLPRKEALALFRERDAVYKLELVSEIPDEFISIYRQGEFADLCRGPHVVSTSELRHFKLLSVAGAYWRGDEKNIMLTRIYGTAFDTAEALQDHINRIEEAKRRDHRKLGRELDLFSIQDEGPGFPFFHPKGTVIINRLVEFWRAEHSRRGYSEIRTPLILDRELWVRSGHWDHYRDNMYFTEIDGRPFAVKPMNCPGGILVYKTRIRSYRDFPLRIAELGTVHRHERSGVLHGLMRVRSFTQDDAHLYVTPEQIKEEIIGIMDLVRFIYSDVFGFSYRVELSTRPEKAMGDPLMWEKAEEALQEALEEFGVAYRLNPGDGAFYGPKIDFHLEDCIGRTWQCGTIQLDFQMPEKFDMTYIGPDGNEHRPVMLHRTILGSLERFMGILIEHYAGAFPFWLSPIQVRIVPVKEGHGPYAVEVGSRLKSLGYRVEKDSRDEKLGKKIRDAQLEKIPYMVVIGSREVENMTLSVRDRSEGDMGTMDLSAFEALLQGQFDPVQGRKGIA